CGGTTTCAGTTGTACCACAATCCCCAAATTCATCGTTGTTCCCGCTATTAGGTTTTATTGGATGGTTCTGAGTTGTTGACTGTAAATTTTCCGGTTTTTCTATGCTGTCGATTTTTTCTGAAGTTTCCTTCGCAACAGGTTTTTTCCCTGTGTTTTTCGACTTCTTTTTAGCCATTGCGTTTATGTGTTACAGAATCTGCAGCTAGCTAACGTTTTTGTTGGAAAAGTACCTAAATAAGCACATAGTTTTGCAGTTGCGAGGTAAACAAGATCAACACTTTTGTGAAGAAAAGTTCGCTCTTGGAAAACACgttttaaaaataaaattctGTGATGTTCAAACAGTACCGTGTTGTGTTTTTACTTAAAAGAACCAGAATGTTTAGCAATAATTACACTATGGATAAATTTACAACTCTTGCTTTACTTGGAGGTGTTTTACTTCGATTAGCCGCTTTTCAATGGATCCCACATCTTCCAGCTCTATTAGATCagtttgttttattttctacGCCCATCAATTCGTACAGATCCTTGAATGAAGGTATTTTTCTACTTTCAAATGACTTGAACCCATATAAGCAGGGAGAAATCTTACATCATCCGCCTATTTTATTGTggtttttcaatgtcttaAAAGGTTCCCGAATTACTGATAATTTGAGTACGAATATATTCTTTTCAGCTATTGACTTGCTCATATGTCTTCAGTTGATCAAGATCAATAGGATGttgaataaaaaagaaggatttTCGTCTTTTCAAATCGCAGGTTTCTACATGTTCAATCCATTTAGTATTTTGTCTACTCTAGCAAAGTCGACTTATATTATAAACAACTTATTAGTCACATGCATGATGGCCGAAGTGATGACAGATAACTTCGAACTTGCTGTTTTACTGTTGTCTATTTCAGCATATTTAACTTATTACTCATGGTACCTTCTAATACCAATCGCTTACTATGTTTACATAAACAATGGCTTTGGAAAATGTTTGAAATTGATCATGTTATTTATCTCGGCAATTACCGTTTTACTTGGGATCAGTTATAAGTTATGTGATgattcattcaattttattaGTTTATGCTATATGACCATCCTTaggtttgaaaaaatcactCCAAATTTAGGATTGTGGTGGTACTTTTTTACCgaaatttttgattttttcaacaatttttaCTTGGCAGTATTTAATATTTACagctttgtttttgttgtcCCACTTACCATGAGATTTATTCTTTCCGACAGGAAAATTGATTTGCTTTTTGTGATTTGGATTATTGTGGGATTaatcaacttttcaaaagcCTATCCCGTTCTTGCAGATTACACTGTGTTTTACTCTGCAATGTTTTTGTTTAAAAGATATTATCACTACTTGAAATTTAAGCCAGCGGTGAGTTTCGTTGCATTAATAGTGGTGCTATTACAGTCTCCAACATTCTATATTATTTGGATGTCACTAAATTCAGGTAATGCAAACTTCTTTTATGCAATGGGGTTGGCTCTCAGCCTTGTGGAGTCATTATTCCTGAGTGATTTTATTTGGGCGTACATCCAAGACGAATACTATTCCACTCAGAAAATTCCAGAGGAAACCAGACATACTAAAAAGCTCACTCAGATTTGACTTGGTGTTTTGTATTGAATTTCTCTTAAGTATTTATACAGATTATCCTGagggaaacaaaaattcaGCTAGGTAGCAAAGTATAAAAAGTTTTTtcgattttttcttcatgtagtttttcttggattcAATCAATAATCCAGCCAAAAGGGTATGAAAGCTGCTTTACGTCTAAAGCGTACAAGTGTGTTCGATCAAACATAAAGTCTTGGGACAGTTTAATCCTTTTCTACTGAATTAAAACTAGTAACTTTCACAaggattttgatttcatagattgaataaataaaattcCGAATTTGTAATTAACCAACTCTGTATCATCAACAAGTGATTCTGATTTAGTTATTGTTTATAATTTTCTTCCAAGTCCATATTTGCAAGATAAGTAAGACATAATTAAAGCCATAGCGCATGTTTATCTTGCAGTAAAATGATATTAATACAGCAAATTTTTACAGAGATAATGCAGTCCAACTACAAGCTCCAAAACAATTCATAAGAAatgtttcatcaaaaataatttcttttcattttgacACCTAAGAACTTCAACGCTTGGACACGCTATCTTGAAGACTAAATATCCTATGAACTGTACCGGCGTGGAATGAACACATTTACACAAATATTAGATTAGTTGCTGCTAGAATGAAATGTCTTCTCTTGTAAAGAGAAGCATGGATATAGGTATAATATAGAAAGATGTTAATACAGGCAAATAATACTAACTTTTGTTACGGGAATGATAATTCGTGTGTCTTGACCTATGTCCTATTTCACTCAAATTAATTAAGGTTTCCTTAATTTTAGCATGCAGTTCATAATGTTTCTCCTCGAGgtcttttaatttttcattcaaaGTCCTTAATTCCGCTTCTTCCGCTTCAATACTGGAGTTATCGTCCTTAATTTTTTGTACTAACTTCTGCAATGATTGATTGTTTATTTTGTGTTTATCGATTTGTGTATGTGATTCAACAATAGCCTTTTCAGCCCgatcaatttcttcagtcatatatttgttttcattattcACACCTTCAAGTTTTTGCTCCAATCTGTTAATCTCTTCTAAAATATCATATTTCTCCATATCTTTAACGATGTAATCCTTTATCTCATTGTCAATCGTGCTAGATACACTAAGTttgtcaatgaaatcaTGATATTCGGTGTTTTCGtgctttattttttcaatttgttgattccgttcttctattttcttATTCACATTGAAATGCGATTGTTGAGTCTCTGAAAGGTCTCTGCTAAGCTTTTCATAGGCAACTATGACAACTTCAAAGTCTTTAATTCTTACATTACTGACTTTATTGAAGCTGTTGACCTCTTCATTCAATCTGGTGGTTTTCTTAATACTATTACTGAAATGATGAACTAATGTGTGAGTGAGAACATCATGCTGATTGAGTTCTGATGAGATGCCAGACAGATATTTGTACTCTTTGTTCAATGGATTCATTAAATAATTTTTCTCAAGTCTCTTGTTGTCATAATAGTTTTTAACTGTAGGGTTTTTTTTCGAGAATCTGGGTTGTATAATATGTCCAATCATCTGTGTTTTACCGCCGAAGTTAGTGTTCAAACTCTCATGAACACTTGGACgattttcctcttcttctcttaaaatttcttcattgtcaaaattaaacTTAACCTCGGTTAACAAGGACCGTTCAACGTCTCTTGATGtgaaatttccaatatGTGGTAAATCCGGAAGTGGCCACTTAACATATAGGGGATTTGCTAGATAATCTCTTAAGTAAAGCAAATTATTTGTATAGGCTGGTTTTAAATTAGACGGCAATTGGCCCACTCTATCCCGTAGACAAACAATTGCAGCTGTTATTGGTTTTAAAAGCTCACCAATACCCTTTGAACTTATCTGCTGTTCATAATATGATTGTATGTGCTCAACTGAATTGATTGGAATGAGTTTAAAAAACTTGGTAAATGATTGATCAACTAATTTATTCATAAAGGGGTGAGTTAAATCTGTTTCTAgctcaaataaaaagatGAAGTTCATCTTATTTTTAATATTTAGCTCGATTTCTTTCTCATTtatatcttcaaaattaCAAGGTAATAAGTGAATGTTCAGATTTAAgttcatgttttttttttgatttgcTGAAGAATCTCTAAGTTTTATTCCCGTatatcttttcaaattacATCTATGTCCAATACACAAGGCATCCACTAGATCCATTGCCTTTCCTGCTCTAACTAAGACCGCCACATTGATCTCCGGTCCtttttttagtttatttGACTTACTTGCTGGATTATAAATGGCATCCAATTGAATCAGtaaatcattcaaaatttggaatttacCACTTGTCTCAGCCAATCTATTAGGTAGGTCTCTAGTGGTTAAACTCTTAGGAAAGAAATGGTTGATCAATAAG
The Pichia kudriavzevii chromosome 2, complete sequence DNA segment above includes these coding regions:
- a CDS encoding uncharacterized protein (PKUD0B10790; similar to Saccharomyces cerevisiae YLR459W (GAB1); ancestral locus Anc_7.538), producing MFKQYRVVFLLKRTRMFSNNYTMDKFTTLALLGGVLLRLAAFQWIPHLPALLDQFVLFSTPINSYRSLNEGIFLLSNDLNPYKQGEILHHPPILLWFFNVLKGSRITDNLSTNIFFSAIDLLICLQLIKINRMLNKKEGFSSFQIAGFYMFNPFSILSTLAKSTYIINNLLVTCMMAEVMTDNFELAVLLLSISAYLTYYSWYLLIPIAYYVYINNGFGKCLKLIMLFISAITVLLGISYKLCDDSFNFISLCYMTILRFEKITPNLGLWWYFFTEIFDFFNNFYLAVFNIYSFVFVVPLTMRFILSDRKIDLLFVIWIIVGLINFSKAYPVLADYTVFYSAMFLFKRYYHYLKFKPAVSFVALIVVLLQSPTFYIIWMSLNSGNANFFYAMGLALSLVESLFLSDFIWAYIQDEYYSTQKIPEETRHTKKLTQI
- a CDS encoding uncharacterized protein (PKUD0B10800; similar to Saccharomyces cerevisiae YPR179C (HDA3); ancestral locus Anc_7.535), yielding MDLLRILDAKPEPRIVDTDHFQIDPGYQNSDVYKIATPMSDFQKELIDQIVSLHYSDILRFFEKLDDESWDNMSNNRKEIIASSLETLLENTKLVCLHPYLLINHFFPKSLTTRDLPNRLAETSGKFQILNDLLIQLDAIYNPASKSNKLKKGPEINVAVLVRAGKAMDLVDALCIGHRCNLKRYTGIKLRDSSANQKKNMNLNLNIHLLPCNFEDINEKEIELNIKNKMNFIFLFELETDLTHPFMNKLVDQSFTKFFKLIPINSVEHIQSYYEQQISSKGIGELLKPITAAIVCLRDRVGQLPSNLKPAYTNNLLYLRDYLANPLYVKWPLPDLPHIGNFTSRDVERSLLTEVKFNFDNEEILREEEENRPSVHESLNTNFGGKTQMIGHIIQPRFSKKNPTVKNYYDNKRLEKNYLMNPLNKEYKYLSGISSELNQHDVLTHTLVHHFSNSIKKTTRLNEEVNSFNKVSNVRIKDFEVVIVAYEKLSRDLSETQQSHFNVNKKIEERNQQIEKIKHENTEYHDFIDKLSVSSTIDNEIKDYIVKDMEKYDILEEINRLEQKLEGVNNENKYMTEEIDRAEKAIVESHTQIDKHKINNQSLQKLVQKIKDDNSSIEAEEAELRTLNEKLKDLEEKHYELHAKIKETLINLSEIGHRSRHTNYHSRNKS